GTCGGAAGTCTAGAAATGACTCAATGAAAACAAAACAAGTTACTAAAATTATTAAGTGTTTTTACAATTAATGTTTATATCAATATAGCTTCTATTCATCAATTTAATTATAATAGAGATGAAACTAACATTAAGGGGAAAACAACTTATGAATAAACGTACACGATCTCCGCGAACTATAATTCTTTGGGTTATTTTAGGAATAATTGGAATAGCTCTCGTAATAAGCATAATATATTTCGCTTTTGCGCTTTTTGACAATAGAAATGATGACTCTAGTGAACCTAAACATGAAACAATTCAGCAGACACCGAATAGTAAGAAAGTTGCTATTAAGGTAGACACACCACAATTCAGTCAGGAATTTATGCAGACACCGCAAACAGAAGGATATAAAGGATTTAAAATTGGAGCTTCAAAAGAACAGATTGAAAAGAGATTTGGTAAGTCAGAGGGTACGAGAGAAATTAATGGTAATGACGCCCAGCAGTATGGTGATATAGCCGTAACATATAACCAGGATGATAAAGTGGCTCATGTCTATGTAACTCCAAGGCAAATGACTAAAAAAGCTTTTACCGATTTTTATAACGAACCTGCTCAAATAAGAGGCGACATTTGGTATTACGATTAT
Above is a genomic segment from Staphylococcus piscifermentans containing:
- a CDS encoding zinc ribbon domain-containing protein, which encodes MNKRTRSPRTIILWVILGIIGIALVISIIYFAFALFDNRNDDSSEPKHETIQQTPNSKKVAIKVDTPQFSQEFMQTPQTEGYKGFKIGASKEQIEKRFGKSEGTREINGNDAQQYGDIAVTYNQDDKVAHVYVTPRQMTKKAFTDFYNEPAQIRGDIWYYDYNIYDGFSIKVFTSRQYIKAIENVPQR